The Microaerobacter geothermalis genome includes the window TTCTCTATCAATACCATTATTTAATTGACCCTTCTATGATCCCCTTAATAATATGCCGTTGCAGAAAGAAGAAGAAGATAAGAAGGGGTATAATCCCTAATATTAAGGCTGCTAAAGCCAAGTCCCATTGCTTCGTATATTGGCCAAAAAAGAAAAAAGTGGCTAATGGAATTGTTCTTAAGTTCTGATCTTGGAGAACTAATAAGGGTAATAGAAAATCATTCCAAATCCATAAACTGTTTAATATGATAATCGTCACAGTGATCGGTTTTAATAAAGGGAAAACGATTCGCCAGAATACACCGAAGGAAGAACATCCATCTACAATTGCCGCCTCTTCTATTTCCCGCGGTACAGATTTAATAAAACCGTGATAGAGAAAAATAGAAAACCCAGCTCCAAATCCAAGATACATGATTACAATTCCCGGGATACTATTTAACAACCCCAACTGACTGGTAACCCGAACCAATGGAATCATAATTGACTGAAAAGGGATAACCATTGCCGAAATAAATAAGATAAAGATAATTTTGCTTATCTTATTTGGTGATCTTACTAGACGATACGCAGCCATGGAACAAAAAACGACAATTGCAAGATTGCTAAACACGGTAATTAATAGAGAGTTTAAAAATACCTTTGGGTATTGAAGGCGTCTCCAGGCTTCTACATAGTTATTCCATTGGAATTCTTTAGGCCATGCGGCAGTATTTAAGAGGATCTCTGAAAAACTTTTTAAAGAATTAATAATGATAAAATAAAATGGAATCAAAAAGATTAATCCTAATAGGATAGTTACAATCTCAAGAATAAGAACTCGCTTCGTATATCTTTGTTCCATTAAGCTTCAACCTCCTTCTTTTTTGTATAGAGAACTTGTAAAGTTGTGATTGTAGCAACAACAACAAAGAATAAGAATGCTTTAGCAGCCCCTAATCCATATCGATTGTTCACAAATGCTTCCGTATAGATATTGATTGCCAAGGATTCTGTAGATTTAAATGGTCCTCCGCCTGTTAATGAGAAATTAAGATCAAATATTTTAAATGCCCAAGAAATTGTTAAAAATAAACAAATGGTAATCGCTGGCCTGATTAAAGGCAAGATTATATATTTTAATAAATCCCAACCATTTGCTCCATCAATACGTGCTGCTTCTATCACTTCATCAGGAATATTTAATATTGCCGCAATATAAATAACCATCACATATCCGGCACCCTGCCATACACTTACAATAACAATTCCCCAGAAGGCAGTCGTTGCATCACCCAACCAAGGTAATTGAAACAATGAAAAACCGGTCAATTCTCCTATTGCCGCAAATCCTTTAACAAAAATAAATTGCCATATAAATCCTAATAGGAGGCCGGCAATTAGATTGGGTATAAAAAAAACCGTTCGCAATATATTTTTTGCTTTAAGCTTTTGTGTTAACAGTAAGGCTAAAAGAAATCCAAGCGAGTTCGTAAAAAATACAGAGGCCAATGTAAATTTGATTGTAAATAAAAACGAATCTCTCACTTGCAAATCATTTTTAAAGATTTGAATAAAATTATTTAATCCGTTCCATTCAATTGTACCTGAAACCCCATTCCAGCTCGTCAACGAATAGTACATCCCTAAAACAAACGGAATTAAAACAATCATGCTGAATACAAAAAAAACCGGACCGACAAAAGAAGTATAGATTAGAGCCTGAGTAAATTTTCTTTTGCTAAACATAAATTTCACCTCCTTCCTTATTTTAAAAATTAAAAATTTAAAGAAACACAGATTAAATTGTTCACAAGGGTGGAAAATATTGAACGGTGGAAAATATTGAACGCAAATAATTCCACCCATGTGTTCAATATTATCCATGGTTAATTGAACATTGCGAAAATTATAATGAATTAAACTATGATGAAAACGATCACACTACTGATTTTCTTTTTTTAATTCATTAATTGGGAGGAGATGCAATGTCCATCTGGAAAGCAAAGAAAATCGCGGGTCGAGTAGGGAATGTTTTGTTAGCTTTATCGTTGCTGGCATTAGTAGGAACTGAAACCGTTTTAGCAAGAGATAGTACACCTATACGAAACGGATCCGGTCCAATGTATTGGATTGGCTATGAGTATCCGTTTACTACAGATAGTCCATTAACAGAATCACGTTGGCAAGCAAACATCGATTGGATAGCTGATAACTTCAAATCTTATGGGTACGATATGGTTAGCACGGACGGTTGGATTGAAGATTCTACGAAAACCAATCAAAATGGATATATTCTTAGTTACAATGATTCTTGGACAAATGATTGGCAATATTGGGTAAACTATGTCGAACAAAAAGGTTTGAAAATGGGAGTGTATTATAATCCGCTATGGGTAACTCAAGCCGCTGTGAATGATCCGGCCAAAGTTGTCATAGGAACCAGCACCCCTATTAGTAGTATAGTTACTTCCGGAGACTTCTTTAACGGGAATCCAGATCCGGAAAAGCAGCTTTATTGGGTAGATGTGACAAAGACTGGAGCTAAAGAATATATACAAGGATATGTGAATTATTTTAAAAATATGGGAGTAAAATTTTTACGTATCGATTTCTTGTCTTGGTATGAGTCAGGAACAGCAGCAGGCGCTCCTTCCGGAGCAATCGCTCATGGCTCATCGAACTATGAAACAGCATTAAGTTGGATAGAAGAAGCTGCCGGGACTGACATGACGATTAGTCTTGTAATGCCAAATCTCTATAATCATGCAAATGTAGAGAAAAAATATGGCGATATGATTCGGATTGCTGATGATGTTGCTACAGGTGGATGGGAGCAGCTTAGTCAAGGTAGTTTTGGGGACTTGAGACAAACTTGGCAGGATCATTGGTCTCAATGGGCTAATCCATTCCAAGGGTTTACCGGATTTTCAGACATATCTGGCAGAGGGTCTATGATCCTAGACGGAGATTTTTTGCGAATGAATACATTTACAGGTCCTTATGCAGATTATGAAAGAAAATCTGCTGTATCTTTATATACGATGGCGGGTTCTCCTATTGCTATTGCGGATCAATATGACACCATAGGGAATAACTCGAAATATTATCAAAACAAGGAATTAATTGCATTAAATCAAGATGGATTTGTAGGAAAGCCAATTTACTATAACGGAAATGCATATGAGCCTACAACATCAGGTTCACCTGATACAGGGAGCCGCGATACCGAAAGATGGATAGGGCAGACCTCTGATGGAAATTGGGTAGCCGCATTATTTAACCGATCGGATAACACAAAAGTTCAGTCGATAGATTTTGCTTCCATACTGGGACTTACTAATGGTGCGTCTGTAAGAGACTTATGGTCAAGTACAGATCTTGGATTTAAAACCAACCAAACCGTAACACTTAACCCTCATGATGTGAGTGTTGTAAAAATTATACCGAACAATCCTGACCCAACGATAAACCGATATGAAGCAGAAGTAGCAACTTTCCGAGATGGAGCTAACTTCAACAATAATCATCTAGGGTATTCAGGGGAAGGATTTATTGACAAACTGGAATCAGGGTCCGAGGGTTCAAATGTTGTATTTGCAGTAAAGGCGACTAGTACAGGAAACTATAATTTAAATCTTAGATACGCAAATGCAATGGGTTATACCAGCACTGCTACTTATACTGTTAATGATGAAGTAAACAATATACTTGGAACCGGAAAAATTTCATTGCCAAATCTAAACAATTGGGACACATGGGGAAATGCAAATCTAACCATTCCGCTCTCACAGGGAATAAATCTAATTACCATATCTCGTAATTCAGATGATTTAGGTGCATTTAATTTAGATTATATTGAATTGGATAACCGTACCCCTCAACCGGTCAATCGTGTTGTAAATCCTGGATTTGAAACTGGGGATATTACTGGTTGGATTGAATGGCACCCGACAGGTCAAGTTGCTTCATATGGGGTTGACTCTTACGATGTTCACAGTGGAAACTATAAATTGTATTTCTGGAATACTTCGCCTTATGAACAAAGCGTTCACCAAATATTTAATGACCTTCCAAATGGTAGTTACAATGTAAGTGCATGGGTAAAATTGCAAGCATACTCTGGCGTGGACCCTACTTATTCAAGAATGGAATTAAGCAACTATGGTGGAAGTCAGATTAATGTTAACTTCTCACCAAGTGCAAATTGGCAACAAATTAACACGACGGTAAATATTACAAACGGACAGCTTGATTTAGGCTTCTACCTTAATGCAGACGGGAATACTTCTCTGCAAATTGATGATGTTATCATTTCAAAACAATAAAGAAGAATTAGTTCAGATGGAGTTTTTAACAATCAATTAAAATTAAAGCTTTGGAAAAAAGGGACATATTCTTGATTCATGTCCCTTTTTCCACAAAAGGAGGATAAATGATGTTTCGGAGAAGAATTTTATCCAGTTTTCTCGTCGTCATCATGGTAATGTCTACTTTGTTGTTTTGGGCACCTAACTCCCTTGCCACGTCTCATACTCTGCCAACCGATCAATCCGTGACTAGCTTATACATGTCCAACTGGAAGGATGCCGTCAATATTTGGATGGCAAGCGAGTTGGCGCAAACAGACACCGGAAACTATGGGCCGCGAATCGGAGAAATGAGAATTGATAATGACTATGCCACCAATCAAATTAACGATTACTCCTCTTTTTTTCGCGATGAGTCAAACATGGTAAAATATACTCAACCAAATAACTTTGCCTCGGAAGCTTATTATGATGAACAGGGAATTCTTCAAACAAGATATTTAGCTTACAGCGGCAGCAGCCTTCCTATTGTTGTAGAAAAAGATTTTGCCATGGTGCCAAACGAAGATTTTTTAATCGCTACTTATACTTTTACTAACAATGGAACCAGTGCGATTAACTTCAATGTGCTTGAGCAGATCCATGTAAACAATAAGTCAATAGGTGGAACGAACAATGTCCAACATGGATGGTACGATAATACTAGAAATACTTTATTTGTAGATATGAGTAGTTCCGGTCAATATTACCTGGCATTAGGCGCATTTCAAACAGTCGATGGATATCAAGTGGCCGACGATACGAAATCCGACATTACCCAAAACGATGTTGCTCCTTGGTATACTTTTGATAATAATGGAACGGTCAAAAACAATGGTGAAGTCTACGCTGTTGATATAAGTATAGCTTTTCAGGACTTAGTAAATATTCCGGGAAATAGTTCTGTTTCTGTTTCCTTTGTGGCAACTGTTCAGGATACGTTATCAAATGCACAAAGTTCAGTAGATCGAGCTTTGGCTCAAACACCACAATATTGGTTTACGCAAACAGCGAATTCCTACACCAATTGGCTAAGCGGGGGGAAGAATGTAAATTTTGCGGATCAGGGAATCAATACAGCATACAAAAGGGCATTGGTTACCATCAAAAACTCCATCAATCCTACTTATGGTGCTACACCTGCCACGACCAATCCCATAGCATATGGCTATAAGGTATGGGCCAGAGACTCTGCGGTTACTGCAATGATATTGGACCAAGCCGGCTTCCACGATGAAGCGAAAAAATATTGGTATTGGTTGCAGGATCGTCAAGAATCGGATGGGACTTTTAAAACAACCTTTGATTTCTGGACCAATGCCTACGTCCCTTTTGTTGAACCGGAGCATGATTCTATTGGTATTTTCTTAGTTGGAGCCTATCAGCATTACAAAATGACCGGAGATACTGCTTTTCTAAACAACATATGGGATAAATATCGAAAGTCAGC containing:
- a CDS encoding carbohydrate ABC transporter permease; translated protein: MEQRYTKRVLILEIVTILLGLIFLIPFYFIIINSLKSFSEILLNTAAWPKEFQWNNYVEAWRRLQYPKVFLNSLLITVFSNLAIVVFCSMAAYRLVRSPNKISKIIFILFISAMVIPFQSIMIPLVRVTSQLGLLNSIPGIVIMYLGFGAGFSIFLYHGFIKSVPREIEEAAIVDGCSSFGVFWRIVFPLLKPITVTIIILNSLWIWNDFLLPLLVLQDQNLRTIPLATFFFFGQYTKQWDLALAALILGIIPLLIFFFFLQRHIIKGIIEGSIK
- a CDS encoding carbohydrate ABC transporter permease, giving the protein MFSKRKFTQALIYTSFVGPVFFVFSMIVLIPFVLGMYYSLTSWNGVSGTIEWNGLNNFIQIFKNDLQVRDSFLFTIKFTLASVFFTNSLGFLLALLLTQKLKAKNILRTVFFIPNLIAGLLLGFIWQFIFVKGFAAIGELTGFSLFQLPWLGDATTAFWGIVIVSVWQGAGYVMVIYIAAILNIPDEVIEAARIDGANGWDLLKYIILPLIRPAITICLFLTISWAFKIFDLNFSLTGGGPFKSTESLAINIYTEAFVNNRYGLGAAKAFLFFVVVATITTLQVLYTKKKEVEA
- a CDS encoding CBM35 domain-containing protein, with amino-acid sequence MSIWKAKKIAGRVGNVLLALSLLALVGTETVLARDSTPIRNGSGPMYWIGYEYPFTTDSPLTESRWQANIDWIADNFKSYGYDMVSTDGWIEDSTKTNQNGYILSYNDSWTNDWQYWVNYVEQKGLKMGVYYNPLWVTQAAVNDPAKVVIGTSTPISSIVTSGDFFNGNPDPEKQLYWVDVTKTGAKEYIQGYVNYFKNMGVKFLRIDFLSWYESGTAAGAPSGAIAHGSSNYETALSWIEEAAGTDMTISLVMPNLYNHANVEKKYGDMIRIADDVATGGWEQLSQGSFGDLRQTWQDHWSQWANPFQGFTGFSDISGRGSMILDGDFLRMNTFTGPYADYERKSAVSLYTMAGSPIAIADQYDTIGNNSKYYQNKELIALNQDGFVGKPIYYNGNAYEPTTSGSPDTGSRDTERWIGQTSDGNWVAALFNRSDNTKVQSIDFASILGLTNGASVRDLWSSTDLGFKTNQTVTLNPHDVSVVKIIPNNPDPTINRYEAEVATFRDGANFNNNHLGYSGEGFIDKLESGSEGSNVVFAVKATSTGNYNLNLRYANAMGYTSTATYTVNDEVNNILGTGKISLPNLNNWDTWGNANLTIPLSQGINLITISRNSDDLGAFNLDYIELDNRTPQPVNRVVNPGFETGDITGWIEWHPTGQVASYGVDSYDVHSGNYKLYFWNTSPYEQSVHQIFNDLPNGSYNVSAWVKLQAYSGVDPTYSRMELSNYGGSQINVNFSPSANWQQINTTVNITNGQLDLGFYLNADGNTSLQIDDVIISKQ